The DNA window GGGCCGCACCTGAATTAAGGTAAAGCCTGAGAATGCGGAAAAAGAAACAGAAATGACCTCCTGCCCTGGCGACGAATTCTATGCTTGACCCCGATCTGTTTGTGGGCGCCGTGGCGATTGGCGTGGGAGTCTGGGCACTCTGGTCGGCTTTCGCCAATTTGAACTCTGCGTTTCAGCTGCATAAGGCCCAATGGCTGGAATCGCTGGTCGGTCGCATGGGCGCCCGCCTGGTTTATGCGATTGTGGGGCTCGGTCTGATTGCCCTGGGCGTCGCGATCGCGATGGGGTTTGGACCGAACAAATCGCCCTCGGCGGGTTCGCGTGAGAATGGCCGCCCGCTCCACGATGTGAGCCTGCTGCTGCCGCTTCTCTGAACCGGAGAAATCCGGGCGCTCCCCTTCTCGTTCGTCCTTGCGACTTGCTAGCCCCTGGCCGTGTCTTTCTTCCGGGCTCTTCGCTGCGCGCTGGAGGAGAAAACTGCGTCCCCCGTTTTGCTCATTTTCACTATCTCTCCAGGCGAGCATCCTGCCGGGAGAGGCTAAGGCGGGCGATCAGGGCGAGCTGTATTACCCAGAGGAGGGGGCGTGCTGACAGGGGGAAATTCGCCTGGTTCCGAGGGGAGCCACGCTCTTCTCCACAAGCAGGGGATGGGGCGGGATTCAGCCCCCAGTCTGTAAGATTGGGGTGTTTAGGTTGGCAATTTCGATTGAGCTGAAACTGCCGGTCAGAAAAAGTTTGCGGATTCCAGGTTTTCGCCAAACTCCAGCGAGTTTAACGACGATAACGATTTTACCGCCTGAACCAGGTTTGCGGCACGCGCTCTGGTTTAGCGGGGTTTCGGGGGAAACAAGGAAGTTGGTCCGCAAGCGGCGTGCGATCAGGTACTTAAAAATGATGCAATCAACCGACCGCACACACGCACAGAAACACTCCTTCAAGGAATGGTACTCGATGAGCCGGCAACAACGCACCGTCCTGGCCCTACTCCTGATTAGTCAGATTGCCCTGGCGGGCTGCCGACCGATCCAGCCTCGCTATTTGCACAGCGACGGCGATCTGTCGCACTACCTGGACTCTGCGACCGATCTGGAGTACCCCGATGTGGAGCAGGAACAGCTTCCCGACGCGGCGTTTTCGAACGCTCCGCTGACGATTTCGGATCCCGACTTCAGCAACTTCTGGGACGTCACCCTGGAAGAGGCCGTCTCGATCGCCCTGCAGAACAGCAAGGTGATTCGCACCACTTCTAACTCGCTGGCCACCAACCCCTCCGCCGCACGTGTGCCGGACGGGCTGCAGCGGAGTGCGGAAACGGCGCCGACTGTTTACGATCCGGCCGTGTTCGAATCGTCGCCCCAGGGCGTCGAAGCCGCCTTGTCGGAATTCGACGCACAGATCGTCGGTGGGATGAACGGCCTGGGCGGAGCCCCGATCGGTCGTCGTAACGGCGTGAACCAGATCGTCGGCGGCGTGGTGACACACATCCCGCAGAACCTGAACCCGGCCTTTGCCGGCTTGTTCGGTACGCAAGTGCTCGACCAGCAGCAATTGAACTTCAACGCGGAGATCTCGAAGAAGACCGCCACGGGCGCCACCTTCGCCATCCGTGAAATCAGCCTTTATAACTCCACCAACAGTCGTGGTGTGGGCGTGCCCAGCACTTGGACCTCGCAACTGCAGGTCGACGCCCACTTGCCTTTGTTGCGAGGCCGCGGCACGCTGATCAACCGCATCCCCACGGTGATCGCCCGAACCAACACCGATATTGCCCTGGCCGACTTTGAAGCCAACGTGCGGAACCTGGTCTCCGATATTGAAAACCAGTACTGGAACCTGCACTGCTCTTACCGCTTCCTGGCCCTGCAGAAGAAAGCGCGCGACAACGCTCTGGCGACCTGGCGAATTGTCGAAACCGACACACGCCGCCAGGCTCATGAAAAAGCTCGTTCGCGTCAGCAGTACTTCCAGTTCCGGGCCCAGGTCGAGAGTGCTTTGAACGACCTGCAGCGGAACGAACATGTGCTGCGTTACCTGATGGGGCTGGCCGTCGCCGACGGACGCGTGCTGCGACCGATCGACGATCCGACCACCGCCCGCGTCGACTTCGACTGGACCACCGTCAACGCCGAAGCCCTCATGCGGACGCCCGAAGTGCGGGAACAGAAATGGCGCATCAAACAGGCGGAACTCAACCTGATCGCCGCCCGCAACAACCTGCTGCCGGAATTGAACGCCTATGCCCAGTACGAAGCGTTTGGCCTGGGCGACGAGCTGATCCGCGCCAGCGGCTCCGATCGCTTCCCCGCCACGGGTTCGACCGCCGTCGACGAAATGCTTTCGGGCGACTACCAGAACGTGCGGTTTGGTTTTGAGTTCTTCATGCCGGTTGGTTTCCGTGCGGAACTGGCGGGAGTGCGGAACGCTCAGCTGTCGCTGGCCCGGGATCATGCCCGACTGGAAGACCTGGAGCTGAACACTTCGCACCAGCTGGGTCAGGCGATCCGCGATCTGGACACCAACTACCACCTGCTGGAAACCCAGTTCAATCGCTGGCGTGCCGCGAAAGACGAAGTCGATAACCTGCGAGCCTTGTTCGAAGGCGGCCTGGGTTCGCTCGACATCCTGCTCGACGCCCAGATTCGTATCACCCTGGCGGAACAAGCTTACTACCAGTCGCTGTGCGACTACCAAAGGTCTATCGCCGCGGTGCACTATCGCAAGGGATCGTTGTTAGAATATGATAACGTCTACCTGGCGGAAGGCCCCTGGCCCGCCAAGGCCATGTGGGACGCCCTGGGCCATGCCCGTCGCCGCGACGCCGCCAAGTACGTCAACTACGGCTGGTCGCGACCGAATGTCATCAGCCAGGGACAGACCTCGCAGATGCAGAACGGAGCCAGCGGCGAATTCCTCGAAGGATCGTTTGAGACCGAAGGCGCCTATGAAACGCTGGGAACGCCGACCCCGATGATGCAGCCCCAGGGCAGCGGACGGCAGCCCGAAGTGATCGAAGCCCCTCAAGGCGAACCCCAGAATGGCTCCAAAATCCTGTACCAGGGTTCGCTCCCCAAGGCGCCGGTTCCGAGCCTCAAAGCTCCGCAACGCAGCATCCTGAATTCGGCCGCGGCCGCTCCCCAGCAGAGCACGCTGCAGCTGGTTAATCATTACGAGCCGATCGCTGACTCGGGCAATCATGAACCTGTCGCGAATTCATCGAATCGTCAAATTAATTGGCCTGCTGCAAAGTAGTACAGGATTGCACGCCGGCGAACTCGCAGAACGCTGCGATGTGAGCCGGCGGACGATCTTTCGCGATCTGGACGCCTTGCGGCAAGCGGGCGTCCCGCTGGTCTTTGAACCGTCCCGGCAGGCTTACCATATTCCGGGCCAGTACTTTCTCCCCCCGACCAATTTCACCGCCGACGAAGCTTTGGCGGTGATCAGCTTGTGCCATCAACTGGGCGGCCCTGACAAGCTGCCCTTCTTTGCCGCCGCCGCCAGTGCGGCCGTCAAACTGGAGCAGAATCTTCCCGGGCGCTTGCGATCTTATCTGCACTCGCTCAGCACGGCGGTCAAAATCAAGATCGACGCCGCTAACCCGCTCGCCGGCAAGCAGCCCTTTTACGAGCAGCTGGTCTCCGCCATTTCGCAGCTCAAATCGGTCCGCATCACCTACGGCAGCCTGTCCGAAGGGGAAACGATCTCCACCCGGCTGAGCCCTTACCAGCTGTTGTTCCACTACCGCAGCTGGTATGTGATTGGGCGTTCCTCCCTGCATCGCAGCGTGCGCACCTTCAACGTCGGACGCATCGCCGAGCTGACACAGCTGGAAGACAAGTACCAGATTCCCCAAGGCTTCAGCCTGGACCGCCATCTCCGCAATGCCTGGCGAATGATTCCCGAACCGGGCCCCGACGCCAAAATTGTGATCCACTTCCAGCCGAAGGTCGCCCGTAATGTGGCCGAAGTCCTCTGGCACAAAACCCAGCAGACGACCTTTCTTGACAACGGCGTGCTGGAGTTCCGCTGCACTGTTTCCGGGCTGGAGGAAATCTCCTGGTGGATTCTAGGATACGGCGACGAAGCGACCGTCAAAGAGCCGCCCGAACTGCGACAGCTGATTGTCCAGCGAGCCCGGCGCCTGCTTGCCCAGTACGAAGACGAGTAACCCGCACACCGGCTTGGATCTTCCCCCAGCGCAGCAGCAGGGCCGCTCCCGCCCGATCACAATTGCCGGCCGTTCCCGTTACGGAGCCAGCCGCTTCTTCAGCGTGAGGCTGGCGTCGACCTGGTGGAATCCAAGTTTGGTGAACAGCCCGATTGCAGCAGCGTTCTTCTGGTCGACGGTGACTTCCACCATGGCGATGCCCTGGCCGGCCATTTGCCGCAAGGATTCGCCCAGCAGGAACGTGGCGAAGCCTTGCCGGCGCTGGGTGTCGGGCACCTGCAGGTGAGAAATTCCAGCGGCGTGTACGCCCCAACTGGCGGACAGGGGCGTCATTTCCCAGAGCATGGCCGAGCCCAGTTGCTCGCCGCCGCGACGCGAAGCCAGGCAGTAACGCGTGCGTTCCGCAGCCCCCAGCGTGCAGGAGGTCCACCAGTTATCGGCCGGCGGATCCAGGGCCACTTCTAACTGGCAGGCCCGGCGGACTTGCATCTGGCGGCGATCAATCAACGGCCGGAAACTGCGCAGATCCCGCTGCAATACGACCGAATGGATGGTCGCCTGGTAGTCGGCCGCCTCGTACCGGGCGACGGTCAGGGCATCGGAGGCCAGCACCCCGGTCAGCGCGCTGCCGCCGTACAGACCCAGGTAATACGGATTGACGACTTCCCCGCCGACGGCCGCCTGGGTTACGCCGTTGTGAAGCAGATACTTTTCCGCCTGGAGGAGCAACTCGGCGGAGATTTCAGCGGCCGGCGTATGATGAGCGACCATCAGCATGGCCAGGGCGCCTTGCTGGCGGAGCTGGGCTTGTTCTCCCAGCGGCAGGCACGCCTGGATGAATCCCAGCAGGCGGCCTTCCTGTTCGGCGACGATCAAACCGAACCGGTCAAAGTACGGTTTGCTGAGCACCTTGTGCTCCAGCAGGCTGGCTGTCATCGGCTGCACATAAGCGCGCAACGGCGGCTGGTTGCGCCACAGCTCTGCAATTGCCGGCGGGTCCGTATTGAGAAAAGGTCGATAGCGAATCAAAGGTCAAGCCCTGTTCCCCAGACGTGTCATACGACGTCTGATCGACGCTCTTGGGTCACATCGACGAAGATTTCGTCGTTTTCTACTTTTACGGCAAAGGTCGGCTGGACCAGTGATTCCAGCGAACAGTGTTTTCCTGTTCGTACATCGTACTGCCAGCCATGCCAGGGGCAAGTAACTGTACAGCCTGCCAGGGTTCCTTTCCCCAGTGGACCGCCCTGGTGCGGGCAGACGCCGTCGATGGCGTAAAACTCGTCGTCTACATGGTACAGCGCCACCATCCGGCCGGCCGCGACAAACTCGCGTGCTTCCCCCGGCGGACAGTCGCTAACGGCCGCGATCCGAATCCAATCCGTCATAGCAAAGATTTCATTCTACCGGGTGGCCGCATAGCAAAAGCGGGCCGCCGACCCGCCATCGGCATCTTGTTCGTTTTTCGCCGATCAATCAAGCGGAAACAGCAAGAAACAGGCGGGCCAGGCGTCGAGGGAGGGAAAAAGTCGATCGCCGCCGGTTGCACGACCGCCATCCGTGTTCCCGGAAGGAGGACCGACTGCGGCCCCGCCGCCCGATCCGGCGGCAGGTCCGATCCGGCGGTCGCGGCCCGCTTAAGGACGCGGATCGAAGTATTCATCAAATCCGATCCACAGGCTCCGGGCGTACCGAAAAAACCAAAGCGGAAACAGGATTGCAATCGCCAGCGTCAGCACCACCAGCCAGTTGTCGGAAAGCACCTGGTTGAACATCAGCACCGGATACGTCACCGCGACGATCAGGGCCGTGAGTCCATAGTTGAAATAGATCGAACCCAGAAAAAATCCGGCCTCGCGTTCCCACTTGACCCCGCATTCCGAGCACGTCTCATGCATCCGCAAGAAATCGCGAAACAGTTTCCCTTTCCCGCAATGTGGGCAACGCAACCGCAGGCAACGCCACAACAAGGTTCGAAATCGCATGCTCTTTTCCCTCTCCAGTTAATGCCAATCCCAAGCGTCTCCTGCAGACGCCCGGATGTAAACGGGGGTGGAAGGTTTGCGGCGCGGATTTGGGAGAGTACGATGGGGGTTTGCCGCCCGCCCTTCCTGCCCATATTGCGGAGGATGTTCGTGTCCTGCTCTGCTCGAATGACGCAATCCCTCCTGGCCGTGCTGACGCTGTTAACCCTCGGATTCCCCGCGACGGCCGCCCTGGCGGAAGAGCCCGCCCTGATTTTTTCCACCTTTGCTCTCGACGCCCTGCCGCTGCAGCCCCCCAGCGCCGCCGAAGCGGCCGAGTTCCTGTCGGAGGGAGACTGGCGCAAAGCGTCCCCCCTGGCCACTCGAGGAGCCTGGAATGAACGTCCCTCCCAGGCGCCGGCGGATCGCTGGGTCAGCCTCACGACGGTCGGTTTCTCGGAGCAGGCCGATGCCTACGCATTCCAGTTCAACGGTCCCGGCGGGGCCATGTCGCTGGCGGCCCATCTGCCCTTTGGCCAGACGCCCGTTCCCGGCGGAATGGCTTGGCGCTGGCCCTTCGAAACGATGCTCGGCGCCCTGCAGGTTGCGGCCGAGTCGCCCGAACGCGATCAACACCGCCGCCCGCTGCGTCTGCAGGTCAAGCAGCTGGCGGCCGACCAGCCCGACGCCGCCCCGGGAAAGGGAGGCTTCTCGCTGAACGAAGCCCGCACCCTGGCGCCCGAGCAGGTGTTCCCCGGCGTCGAGGTGATCGTTCACGCCGCTGCCTTTGAAGCCGGCTGGGCTCCGACGTCCGGGCCCGCCGAAGCGACGGCCGTGTGCGAAGTGCGGGTGCTCGACCAGGCCTGTTCCTTCCGACTTGTGCTGCGAGACGGCGATGTCGAACAGGTGGTGCAGAAAGACCGCATCCCGTGGGAGGATTACCACGACTACCTGGTGCGAATGTTCCGCTTTGCCGGTTCAAGCGACGTCACCGACTTTACCCGGCTGGACCGCGGCGAGCTGGAACTGGCGGCCGTCCAGGAGGGACGCCTGGCTTACCTCGCCAATCGCGAGCTGCATGTCCGCGATCTGCAGTCCCGTCAGCCCGTCTGGACGACCGAGCCGGCCCGCAAACTGGCGACCTACAACCCGCTGGATCAGTACGCCGCCGTAGACAGCGACGGGAGCAGCCGCCTGATCCGTTACCGCGGATCGATGGCCGAACTGGACTGGGAAGACGGCAAGGCAACGCTGCTCAAAGCGACCGGCGCCCCGGCCTGGGACCAGCTGGCCGTGAGCCGCCCGGCCATTGCCGTGGTCGAGGGGAACGCCGTCCGTTACTACCGCCAGGGTGAGCTGGTCTGGGAGCAAGAGGAATCGGCCCCGGCGACGGCGGGACCGCTGGCGACTGACGCCGCTGTGGTTTACGGCCTGTCCGACGGCCGGCTACTGGCCCGCTCTGCAGCTGACGGCCGGCTGCTCTGGGAATCGACGTCGGCGGATCAGCCGCTGGGAGCGATTGTCGCGGGCCCGGCCAACTGGTTCGTGTTCTCTGCGGGCGCCGAAACGCTGCTGGCGATAGATCCTGCCACCGGCGAGGAGCAATGGCGCTGCAAGCTGGGCGACGCCTTGCTGCAGCCGCCCGCCCTGGTCGGCTCGCAGCTGCTGGTCGCCGTGAAGTCGAATCGGCTGTTACTGCTGGACACAGGCTCCGGACAGATCGTCAGCCAGACCGACTGGCCGACCTGGCTGATCGCCGTGCAGCCGCTGGAAGTCGCCGGCAAACGGCAGGTCGCCTGCAGCGATCTCTCGGGAAAGATCACGCTGCTGTCGCTGCCCGAGCTGCAGCCGCAGCGGGTCATCAATCTGGTGTCGCAGCCCGTCGGACCGCTGCTGCCGGTCGCCAGTTTACGCTATCGCTGGGAGCAAGCAGCCGCCAGCGAAGAAGACAATCTGCTGGCCGAAATCCAAGGCGCCGACGCCCCGGCGGGGCCGGTGCTGCTGGTAACCGATGTCGACGGCTTCCTCTCCATCCTCCCGCTTGTCGCCCCCTAGATACCAACCGCCCGACCGTAAGGTAGTGGACCCTGATTATTGGGCCGCTTGTCTGCCCGACCCTTTCCTGCCCAACAATCCATTCCTGTCCAAAAACGGATGCCCGCGACCCGCTACGGGTCGCCTGGATTTTTCCCAGAAGGAATTGCCGCCGTGATTGTTTGCCGCTTCTTCGCCCTGCTTGCGACCAGTTTGCTGCTTTCGTCCTTTGCCCTGGCCCAGGCGCCTGACGAGTTGCTCGACATTCTGGACGATCTGAATAAAGACCAACAGACCGACGACCTGCTGCAGATTCAGAACAGCCACCTGTCGTACGTGAAGACCTGGCAAGGCGTGCGGCCGTTGCGGCCCGTCGCCGGCGATACGCAAACGTACCACTGGGCGCCGGTCAAGGGATTTGTCTCGCCGCTGGACGATCAGCCGATTTCCACGCTGGCCGCTTTGCCCGAGGCGGGAGCTTACCGCGTCTATCTCCGCCACGTGCTGACCGAAGATCGGCAACGGCCCGTGACGCTCACGATCACGCCGCAGTCGGGCGGCAAGCCTGTGACGCATACCTTTGGCAAGCTGCTGCTGGCCTCGGCGAAGCTGGGGAAAGAACAGGAGAAAGAGCTGCCGATCCGGGTCGAGTCCGATCTGCAGCTGAACACGCCGCTGGATCCGCAAACCGCCGTCTGGGAATACTGGGACGTCGATCTGCCTGGCGGCCCGAAGACGCTGTCGTTGTCCGCCGCCCGCCAGGAGCCGCAGGTCGACGCCGTGCTGATCACCCGCAGCAAGACCTTTCGCCCCAGCTTCTCGTACCTGGCGAACGATAACACGCTGCAGCGGATGTTCATGCGGTTTCGCCTTTCCCAGGTCGAGCAGCCGCCGATCTCGTATGGCGTTTCCGCCGGCCTGACCTATCACTGGCGAGGACGTCTCACGCCGTCGGGCGAAGTCATGTGGGGTCACCCGATCGGCCAGGCCAAGGATATCCCTGTCGCCGAC is part of the Lignipirellula cremea genome and encodes:
- a CDS encoding outer membrane protein assembly factor BamB family protein, with amino-acid sequence MTQSLLAVLTLLTLGFPATAALAEEPALIFSTFALDALPLQPPSAAEAAEFLSEGDWRKASPLATRGAWNERPSQAPADRWVSLTTVGFSEQADAYAFQFNGPGGAMSLAAHLPFGQTPVPGGMAWRWPFETMLGALQVAAESPERDQHRRPLRLQVKQLAADQPDAAPGKGGFSLNEARTLAPEQVFPGVEVIVHAAAFEAGWAPTSGPAEATAVCEVRVLDQACSFRLVLRDGDVEQVVQKDRIPWEDYHDYLVRMFRFAGSSDVTDFTRLDRGELELAAVQEGRLAYLANRELHVRDLQSRQPVWTTEPARKLATYNPLDQYAAVDSDGSSRLIRYRGSMAELDWEDGKATLLKATGAPAWDQLAVSRPAIAVVEGNAVRYYRQGELVWEQEESAPATAGPLATDAAVVYGLSDGRLLARSAADGRLLWESTSADQPLGAIVAGPANWFVFSAGAETLLAIDPATGEEQWRCKLGDALLQPPALVGSQLLVAVKSNRLLLLDTGSGQIVSQTDWPTWLIAVQPLEVAGKRQVACSDLSGKITLLSLPELQPQRVINLVSQPVGPLLPVASLRYRWEQAAASEEDNLLAEIQGADAPAGPVLLVTDVDGFLSILPLVAP
- a CDS encoding helix-turn-helix transcriptional regulator; this encodes MHAGELAERCDVSRRTIFRDLDALRQAGVPLVFEPSRQAYHIPGQYFLPPTNFTADEALAVISLCHQLGGPDKLPFFAAAASAAVKLEQNLPGRLRSYLHSLSTAVKIKIDAANPLAGKQPFYEQLVSAISQLKSVRITYGSLSEGETISTRLSPYQLLFHYRSWYVIGRSSLHRSVRTFNVGRIAELTQLEDKYQIPQGFSLDRHLRNAWRMIPEPGPDAKIVIHFQPKVARNVAEVLWHKTQQTTFLDNGVLEFRCTVSGLEEISWWILGYGDEATVKEPPELRQLIVQRARRLLAQYEDE
- a CDS encoding DUF983 domain-containing protein, with protein sequence MRFRTLLWRCLRLRCPHCGKGKLFRDFLRMHETCSECGVKWEREAGFFLGSIYFNYGLTALIVAVTYPVLMFNQVLSDNWLVVLTLAIAILFPLWFFRYARSLWIGFDEYFDPRP
- a CDS encoding GNAT family N-acetyltransferase; amino-acid sequence: MIRYRPFLNTDPPAIAELWRNQPPLRAYVQPMTASLLEHKVLSKPYFDRFGLIVAEQEGRLLGFIQACLPLGEQAQLRQQGALAMLMVAHHTPAAEISAELLLQAEKYLLHNGVTQAAVGGEVVNPYYLGLYGGSALTGVLASDALTVARYEAADYQATIHSVVLQRDLRSFRPLIDRRQMQVRRACQLEVALDPPADNWWTSCTLGAAERTRYCLASRRGGEQLGSAMLWEMTPLSASWGVHAAGISHLQVPDTQRRQGFATFLLGESLRQMAGQGIAMVEVTVDQKNAAAIGLFTKLGFHQVDASLTLKKRLAP
- a CDS encoding TolC family protein — encoded protein: MSRQQRTVLALLLISQIALAGCRPIQPRYLHSDGDLSHYLDSATDLEYPDVEQEQLPDAAFSNAPLTISDPDFSNFWDVTLEEAVSIALQNSKVIRTTSNSLATNPSAARVPDGLQRSAETAPTVYDPAVFESSPQGVEAALSEFDAQIVGGMNGLGGAPIGRRNGVNQIVGGVVTHIPQNLNPAFAGLFGTQVLDQQQLNFNAEISKKTATGATFAIREISLYNSTNSRGVGVPSTWTSQLQVDAHLPLLRGRGTLINRIPTVIARTNTDIALADFEANVRNLVSDIENQYWNLHCSYRFLALQKKARDNALATWRIVETDTRRQAHEKARSRQQYFQFRAQVESALNDLQRNEHVLRYLMGLAVADGRVLRPIDDPTTARVDFDWTTVNAEALMRTPEVREQKWRIKQAELNLIAARNNLLPELNAYAQYEAFGLGDELIRASGSDRFPATGSTAVDEMLSGDYQNVRFGFEFFMPVGFRAELAGVRNAQLSLARDHARLEDLELNTSHQLGQAIRDLDTNYHLLETQFNRWRAAKDEVDNLRALFEGGLGSLDILLDAQIRITLAEQAYYQSLCDYQRSIAAVHYRKGSLLEYDNVYLAEGPWPAKAMWDALGHARRRDAAKYVNYGWSRPNVISQGQTSQMQNGASGEFLEGSFETEGAYETLGTPTPMMQPQGSGRQPEVIEAPQGEPQNGSKILYQGSLPKAPVPSLKAPQRSILNSAAAAPQQSTLQLVNHYEPIADSGNHEPVANSSNRQINWPAAK
- a CDS encoding Rieske (2Fe-2S) protein: MTDWIRIAAVSDCPPGEAREFVAAGRMVALYHVDDEFYAIDGVCPHQGGPLGKGTLAGCTVTCPWHGWQYDVRTGKHCSLESLVQPTFAVKVENDEIFVDVTQERRSDVV